The following coding sequences lie in one Crassostrea angulata isolate pt1a10 chromosome 10, ASM2561291v2, whole genome shotgun sequence genomic window:
- the LOC128167620 gene encoding tripartite motif-containing protein 45-like — protein sequence MASSENKVLDNAQHFLECANVGCKRNCQVYCDLCNRRLCEQCSDEHQKSPETKNHRIRPYHRGKSWHPIEKCRYHGDKVTDIFCEECQAPICAKCAIQDHHGHAFVDLETVYSEKVALCSAKISQINKFFLPTTQDQKTRLKEDAKEIKTYMDGLRTSMKADAECLKRLVDMVMSKKMEESREIEIELIDSLDIQDKKYDDYISYLNNLKQELNSYSSKYTLSEMIFFVSDEKLGIKPIPKTKEPILPEFACSSGKACEEDIAKLLLRLHLPDKEPNEREIPSMEEGVSQPSNDESITNRNNSV from the coding sequence aTGGCTTCATCTGAAAACAAAGTCCTGGACAATGCCCAGCACTTTTTGGAGTGTGCCAACGTAGGGTGTAAACGGAACTGTCAGGTTTACTGCGATCTTTGTAATCGACGATTGTGTGAACAATGCAGTGATGAACATCAAAAGAGTCCGGAAACCAAGAACCATAGAATAAGACCTTACCATAGGGGAAAGTCATGGCATCCGATCGAAAAATGCCGTTACCATGGTGACAAAGTGACCGATATATTTTGCGAGGAATGCCAAGCGCCAATATGTGCAAAATGCGCTATACAAGATCATCATGGGCACGCATTTGTGGATTTGGAAACGGTATATTCAGAGAAGGTTGCACTCTGTTCTGCGAAAATTTCCCAAATTAATAAGTTTTTTCTACCAACGACACAGGATCAGAAAACGCGCCTAAAAGAGGATGCCAAAGAAATTAAGACATATATGGACGGTCTGAGAACATCAATGAAGGCTGACGCCGAATGTCTTAAACGTCTAGTGGACATGGTGATGTCGAAGAAAATGGAGGAAAGTCGAGAGATTGAGATTGAGTTGATAGATTCGCTGGACATACAAGACAAAAAATACGATGATTACATTTCTTATTTAAACAACCTCAAACAAGAGTTAAATAGCTACTCATCCAAATACACACTCTCGGAAATGATTTTCTTCGTTTCTGATGAGAAATTGGGAATAAAACCCATACCCAAGACAAAAGAACCGATCTTACCGGAGTTTGCTTGTAGTTCTGGAAAGGCTTGCGAGGAGGATATAGCTAAACTACTTCTTAGATTACATTTACCCGACAAGGAACCAAATGAAAGAGAAATACCATCCATGGAAGAAGGCGTTTCCCAGCCTAGCAACGATGAAAGTATAACGAACAGAAATAATTCTGTATAG